A window from Sphingobium sp. EM0848 encodes these proteins:
- a CDS encoding ImmA/IrrE family metallo-endopeptidase produces MVKRDEVEASDNVEGALKQALDFTPDWFSKPGDSLRALMLRRSINAQEVAGHLDGGMKTLRGFLDGSNPIDSDHASVLAKAVGGTISFWLKRQEQYEVALERAVDRAAAVEADDWLLLPVPGEKPKGRLTQEKKRDEVRRRLRFFNVSTIDAWQARYGKICTSTMFRTSATFDSDDGAVLMWLRDGELSSDLVSTKPWNADNLQDRLDSIRKLSKLRQPDVFLPKLKKLCAEAGVAVVAKRAPTGCRASGASRLVAPDKAMVLLSFRGLSDDKFWFTVFHELGHLILHGARTFVDSDMNGDDLDESEKEANEFASRMIVPEERVEEFRSLPADKTKMIRFSGKAGVSVGLLVGQMQHRKMIRPDQMNYLKRHWKWDDLAEVMD; encoded by the coding sequence TTGGTCAAGCGTGACGAGGTTGAAGCTAGTGACAATGTCGAGGGTGCCTTGAAGCAAGCACTTGATTTCACACCCGACTGGTTCTCAAAGCCCGGTGACTCGCTGCGCGCGCTGATGCTTCGCCGGAGCATCAATGCCCAGGAAGTCGCCGGCCATCTCGATGGCGGGATGAAGACACTGCGCGGCTTCCTCGACGGCTCGAATCCCATCGACAGCGATCACGCCAGCGTGCTGGCTAAAGCAGTCGGCGGCACGATATCCTTCTGGCTCAAGCGCCAAGAGCAATACGAGGTCGCCCTCGAGCGGGCTGTTGACCGCGCCGCCGCCGTCGAGGCTGACGACTGGCTTCTGCTTCCCGTCCCCGGGGAAAAGCCGAAGGGCCGGCTGACGCAGGAAAAGAAGCGTGACGAGGTCCGCCGACGCCTCCGCTTTTTCAATGTGAGCACGATAGATGCGTGGCAGGCCCGCTACGGGAAGATCTGCACCAGCACCATGTTCCGCACCTCTGCGACCTTCGACTCCGACGACGGCGCTGTCCTGATGTGGCTCCGCGACGGTGAGCTAAGCTCGGATTTGGTATCGACCAAGCCGTGGAACGCCGACAACCTCCAGGATCGACTGGACAGCATACGCAAGCTATCGAAGCTGCGGCAGCCGGATGTCTTTCTTCCAAAGCTCAAGAAACTGTGCGCCGAAGCAGGGGTCGCCGTCGTGGCGAAGAGAGCTCCTACGGGATGCCGCGCGTCTGGGGCCAGCCGACTGGTGGCTCCGGACAAGGCGATGGTCCTGCTCAGCTTCCGCGGCTTGTCTGACGATAAGTTCTGGTTCACGGTCTTCCATGAGCTCGGCCATCTGATCCTGCATGGCGCCAGAACGTTCGTCGACTCCGACATGAACGGGGACGACCTGGACGAGAGCGAAAAAGAGGCAAACGAGTTCGCCTCCCGCATGATCGTACCGGAGGAACGCGTTGAGGAGTTCAGAAGCCTCCCGGCCGACAAGACGAAGATGATCCGGTTTAGCGGGAAAGCCGGCGTTTCGGTTGGTCTGCTGGTTGGCCAGATGCAGCATCGGAAAATGATCCGGCCGGACCAGATGAACTACCTCAAGCGACACTGGAAGTGGGACGATCTTGCCGAGGTGATGGACTGA
- a CDS encoding low molecular weight protein-tyrosine-phosphatase codes for MSASILFICLGNICRSPLAEAALRAEAERAGLDVVVDSAGTGDWHIGSPPDKRAQAVALRHGIDISGYRGRQVTAEDFRRFTHIFALDGENLKNLRQIRPVDGTAELRLLMDLVTGREGSGITDPYFGDEAGFDVTWDDVTQAAKAIVARLQEQN; via the coding sequence ATGAGCGCTTCCATCCTCTTCATATGCCTGGGCAACATCTGCCGGTCGCCTCTGGCGGAGGCCGCACTTCGGGCCGAGGCGGAACGCGCCGGGCTGGATGTCGTTGTGGATTCAGCCGGGACCGGCGACTGGCATATCGGATCGCCGCCGGACAAGCGGGCACAGGCCGTCGCGCTGCGCCACGGCATCGACATTTCAGGCTATCGTGGGCGACAGGTGACAGCCGAGGATTTCCGGCGCTTCACCCATATATTCGCGCTGGACGGCGAGAATCTGAAGAATCTTCGACAGATCCGACCAGTGGACGGAACGGCAGAGTTGCGGCTGCTGATGGATCTTGTGACGGGACGCGAAGGCAGCGGCATCACCGATCCCTATTTTGGCGATGAGGCCGGGTTCGACGTGACCTGGGACGATGTGACGCAGGCAGCGAAGGCGATTGTGGCGCGGTTGCAGGAGCAGAATTAA
- a CDS encoding ImmA/IrrE family metallo-endopeptidase: MSVSREWSNLPSVMRSQVQQHQLEAPVDLAGLAKSFGLKVKGATLAPGISGEIRPDGESYIIRVNRHDAPARQRFTVAHEIAHFLLHRDQIGNGITDDVLYRSGLSSRMEAEANRLAADIIMPENLVERVKSNSESLNIEDILEHLSKRFGVSEAAMKIRLGL; the protein is encoded by the coding sequence ATGTCAGTGAGCCGAGAATGGTCCAATTTGCCATCAGTGATGCGATCGCAGGTACAGCAGCATCAACTGGAGGCACCGGTAGATTTGGCAGGTCTAGCAAAATCCTTTGGGCTCAAAGTCAAAGGAGCTACTCTCGCGCCCGGTATTTCTGGTGAAATCCGGCCCGATGGCGAAAGCTATATCATCCGTGTAAACCGTCACGATGCCCCTGCGCGGCAAAGATTCACGGTCGCTCACGAAATTGCGCATTTCTTGTTGCATCGCGACCAGATCGGAAACGGTATTACTGACGACGTTCTCTATCGCTCCGGCTTGTCCAGTCGGATGGAAGCTGAGGCAAATCGCCTTGCAGCCGACATTATTATGCCAGAAAATTTAGTCGAGCGGGTGAAAAGTAATAGCGAGTCCCTTAATATAGAAGACATATTAGAACATCTTTCGAAAAGATTTGGCGTTTCGGAAGCTGCTATGAAGATCAGATTGGGATTATAG
- a CDS encoding outer membrane protein, whose protein sequence is MKTLLFTAAAAASLIPAAALAQTAPQDDAGSRRIEPYVGVMGGIHNFDSETGKEGIPPVGYKGRIVEGVAGVNARIAGPIVVGVEGTASKGVSGDIDWEYGVAGRAGVKAGKDSLIFGKVGYKWVNFDALGPNSRDYHGMTYGAGVELSPADMGGSAQSSNIRLRVQADTMGNFRSIRPMAGVVAKF, encoded by the coding sequence ATGAAGACTCTGCTGTTCACAGCGGCTGCCGCCGCGTCGCTGATTCCCGCCGCCGCTCTGGCTCAGACGGCGCCGCAGGACGACGCAGGATCGCGCCGCATCGAACCCTATGTCGGCGTGATGGGCGGCATCCATAATTTCGACAGCGAAACCGGCAAGGAAGGGATTCCGCCGGTCGGTTACAAGGGCCGCATCGTGGAAGGCGTGGCGGGCGTGAATGCCCGGATTGCCGGGCCGATCGTGGTCGGCGTCGAAGGCACGGCGTCCAAGGGCGTCAGCGGCGACATCGACTGGGAATATGGCGTGGCGGGCCGCGCTGGCGTGAAGGCAGGCAAGGACAGCCTGATCTTCGGCAAGGTCGGTTACAAATGGGTCAATTTCGATGCGCTGGGGCCGAACAGCCGCGATTATCACGGCATGACCTATGGCGCGGGCGTGGAACTGTCGCCCGCCGACATGGGCGGATCGGCCCAGAGCAGCAATATCCGGCTGCGCGTGCAGGCCGATACCATGGGCAATTTCCGCTCGATCCGGCCGATGGCGGGTGTCGTCGCCAAATTCTGA
- the ppc gene encoding phosphoenolpyruvate carboxylase, whose amino-acid sequence MATPASSSAPAITQNPDIRYLGRLLGDVIRAYGGEKIYKQTEYIRSASVDRARGLHGADVVDTGLGALSLDDTLSFVRGFMLFSMLANLAEDRQGVEAEPGADVASAVNRLQSHGIDREAILDLLSRALIVPVLTAHPTEVRRKSMIDHKNRIADLMLLKDAGRTETDDGENLDEAIFRQIALLWQTRPLRREKLFVADEIENVLAYFRDVFLPVLPALYARWERVLGARPQSFLRVGNWIGGDRDGNPFVQAPQLQLALVKGCEAALTYYMNALHALGAELSLSTELALVPQAVLDLAEASGDTSRSRQDEPYRRAISGIYARLAATYRTLVGKEASRPSTLRGEPYASPSDLRRDLVTVAQGLASEGDGALASGGALGRLIRAVETFGFHLATLDMRQNSDVHQRVVAELLKVAGVEADYAALDEYARIALLRRELASNRPLGTRFSEYSEETASELAIVQAAAEAHRVYGPQCITHYIISKAESVSDLLEVNIILKEAGLWRAGSNGVPPQVAIMAVPLFETIADLEAAPKIMTAYFGLPEIAGVVRERGHQEVMIGYSDSNKDGGYITSTWGLFQASKALAPVFADAGTAMQLFHGRGGAVGRGGGSSFAAIQAQPKGTVQGRIRITEQGEVIAAKFGTRDVAMTNLEAMTSATLLASLEPEVLSDRDAARFAAAMDELSKTAFTAYRDLVYGTEGFKEFFRQLTPIQEISGLKIGSRPASRTKSTRIEDLRAIPWVFSWAQARVMLPGWYGVGHALSTFEDKALLADMAQHWSFLQSALANLEMVLAKSDLGIAAQYLPLVEDQSRGAAIFDRIREGWDMTHDGLLAATGQSRLLEKNPTLDSSIRLRLPYIEPLNLLQVELMKRHRSGEDDARIKEGIELSINAIATALRNSG is encoded by the coding sequence ATGGCGACTCCGGCATCTTCCTCCGCCCCTGCGATCACGCAGAACCCTGACATCCGTTATCTCGGCCGGTTGCTGGGCGATGTCATTCGCGCTTATGGCGGAGAGAAAATCTACAAGCAGACCGAATATATCCGTTCGGCCTCGGTCGACAGGGCGCGCGGCCTGCATGGCGCGGATGTGGTCGATACCGGCCTTGGCGCGCTCAGCCTTGACGACACGCTGTCCTTCGTGCGCGGCTTCATGCTCTTCTCGATGCTCGCCAATCTGGCCGAGGACCGGCAAGGGGTCGAGGCCGAACCGGGCGCTGACGTCGCCTCCGCCGTGAACAGGCTCCAATCCCACGGCATCGACCGCGAAGCGATTCTCGACCTGCTCTCCCGCGCCCTGATCGTCCCCGTCCTCACCGCCCACCCGACCGAGGTGCGGCGCAAGAGCATGATCGATCACAAGAACCGCATCGCCGACCTGATGCTGCTCAAGGATGCGGGACGCACCGAGACGGACGATGGCGAGAATCTCGACGAAGCGATTTTCCGCCAGATCGCCCTGTTGTGGCAGACCCGCCCGTTGCGCCGCGAAAAGCTGTTCGTCGCGGACGAGATCGAAAATGTCCTTGCCTATTTCCGCGATGTTTTCCTGCCGGTGCTCCCCGCCCTCTACGCCCGCTGGGAACGGGTGCTGGGCGCCCGCCCGCAAAGCTTCCTGCGCGTCGGCAACTGGATCGGCGGCGACCGCGACGGCAATCCCTTCGTGCAGGCGCCGCAACTGCAGCTCGCGCTGGTCAAGGGCTGCGAGGCGGCGCTGACCTATTATATGAATGCGCTGCATGCGCTTGGCGCCGAACTCTCCCTTTCCACCGAACTTGCCCTTGTGCCGCAGGCGGTGCTGGATCTGGCCGAAGCCAGTGGCGACACGTCGCGTAGCCGTCAGGACGAACCCTATCGCCGCGCCATTTCCGGCATCTATGCCCGCCTTGCCGCCACATACCGGACGCTTGTGGGCAAGGAAGCTTCGCGCCCCTCGACGCTCAGGGGCGAACCCTATGCCAGTCCGTCGGACCTTCGCCGCGATCTCGTCACCGTGGCGCAGGGGCTCGCCAGCGAAGGTGACGGCGCCTTGGCGTCAGGCGGCGCGCTGGGTCGCCTGATCCGCGCGGTCGAGACTTTCGGCTTCCACCTCGCCACGCTCGACATGCGGCAGAATAGCGACGTGCACCAGCGCGTCGTCGCGGAACTGCTGAAAGTGGCCGGGGTCGAGGCGGATTATGCCGCACTTGACGAATATGCGCGCATCGCGCTTCTCCGCCGCGAACTGGCGAGCAACCGCCCGCTCGGCACGCGCTTTTCCGAATATTCGGAGGAAACCGCCTCCGAACTCGCCATCGTGCAGGCGGCGGCCGAAGCGCACCGCGTCTACGGCCCGCAATGCATCACCCACTATATCATTTCGAAGGCGGAAAGCGTCTCCGACCTGCTGGAGGTGAACATCATCCTCAAGGAAGCGGGCCTGTGGCGCGCGGGCAGCAATGGCGTCCCGCCACAGGTTGCGATCATGGCGGTGCCGCTGTTCGAAACCATCGCCGACCTGGAGGCCGCGCCCAAGATCATGACCGCCTATTTCGGCCTGCCCGAAATCGCGGGCGTGGTGCGGGAGCGCGGGCATCAGGAAGTGATGATCGGCTATTCCGACAGCAACAAGGATGGCGGATACATCACCTCCACCTGGGGGCTGTTCCAGGCGAGCAAGGCGCTGGCCCCCGTCTTCGCCGACGCCGGCACCGCCATGCAGCTTTTCCACGGTCGCGGCGGCGCGGTCGGGCGGGGCGGCGGTTCGTCCTTCGCGGCGATCCAGGCCCAGCCCAAGGGCACGGTGCAGGGCCGCATCCGCATCACCGAACAGGGCGAGGTGATCGCCGCCAAATTCGGCACCCGCGATGTCGCCATGACCAATTTGGAGGCGATGACCAGCGCCACGCTGCTCGCCAGCCTGGAACCCGAAGTCCTTTCGGACCGCGACGCCGCCCGCTTCGCCGCCGCCATGGACGAACTGTCCAAAACCGCTTTCACCGCCTATCGCGACCTTGTCTACGGCACGGAGGGGTTTAAGGAATTCTTCCGCCAGCTTACTCCCATTCAGGAAATTTCCGGCCTCAAGATCGGCTCCCGCCCCGCCAGCCGCACGAAGAGCACGCGGATCGAGGATTTGCGCGCCATCCCCTGGGTGTTCAGCTGGGCGCAGGCGCGGGTGATGCTGCCGGGCTGGTATGGCGTCGGCCATGCGCTCAGCACCTTTGAGGACAAGGCGCTGCTGGCCGACATGGCGCAGCACTGGTCCTTCCTCCAATCGGCGCTGGCGAATCTGGAAATGGTGCTGGCGAAATCCGATCTGGGCATTGCCGCCCAATATCTGCCGCTGGTGGAGGATCAGTCGCGCGGCGCCGCCATTTTCGATCGCATTCGCGAAGGTTGGGACATGACCCATGACGGCCTGCTCGCCGCCACCGGCCAGTCGCGCCTGCTGGAGAAGAATCCGACGCTGGACAGCTCGATCCGCCTGCGCCTGCCCTATATCGAGCCGCTGAACCTGCTTCAGGTCGAATTGATGAAACGCCACCGCAGCGGCGAGGATGATGCCCGCATCAAGGAAGGCATCGAACTGTCGATCAACGCCATCGCCACGGCCCTGCGCAACAGCGGTTGA
- a CDS encoding sce7726 family protein: MDEAQIKAAILTHLRSTVRRGKKPTVTSEFSLGSASVRADLAILADEFIGIEIKSAADSLKRLPAQMSGYAMHFDRVILVAAERHLKRVSEADLCGAALWSITANGVIQTLHAGEANNIAPAAYMNLLTQAEIERLIYRPMARMPMAPGLADRQIRLAFEEAFEKRYTASSDAFWRAVARKRIQADDLSLLSRFAEERLRRKALAEKQADFWQGWADSLRSEYALTA; encoded by the coding sequence ATGGATGAAGCTCAAATCAAAGCCGCCATCCTCACTCACTTACGTTCGACAGTGCGGCGGGGAAAAAAGCCGACGGTCACCAGCGAATTTTCGTTGGGAAGCGCGTCTGTTCGTGCCGACCTAGCGATACTTGCGGATGAGTTTATCGGCATCGAAATAAAAAGTGCTGCAGACTCTCTCAAGCGCCTTCCTGCCCAAATGTCTGGGTATGCGATGCACTTTGATCGCGTTATTCTTGTAGCTGCGGAGCGCCATCTGAAACGGGTATCCGAGGCTGATCTGTGTGGCGCGGCGTTGTGGTCAATAACAGCAAACGGCGTAATTCAGACGTTACATGCAGGTGAGGCAAATAATATTGCACCTGCGGCTTACATGAATCTGCTGACGCAAGCGGAGATCGAGCGACTAATCTACCGCCCTATGGCGAGAATGCCGATGGCTCCCGGATTAGCTGATAGGCAAATCCGGTTGGCTTTCGAAGAGGCGTTCGAGAAGCGGTACACAGCTTCGAGCGACGCCTTTTGGCGGGCAGTAGCGCGCAAACGCATACAAGCCGATGACCTTTCACTTTTGAGCCGATTCGCTGAAGAACGGCTACGGCGAAAAGCCCTGGCCGAGAAACAAGCTGATTTCTGGCAAGGTTGGGCTGACAGCCTCCGTTCGGAATATGCTTTAACCGCTTAG
- a CDS encoding beta family protein, giving the protein MALRNLGEVSYLPLLSLYPAEMRALEELPGQTKDALLPIVHLRPWSSSHNLERGLERLHLAYGSRPCVVSLADPDSTEAIRPVHHQLNTLRDATAAYSNWCAFIRDQPNFIPALQIQQTSDLPTQIRCLHELDRGLFVIVPKPAFPAIDILAATIAEHTGGGSDVTFVLDYGRATKDHLQAAALAVGYINTVARYAPLAQASISASSFPDNFKNLSEQGIYERLLFDQVASQVGTRKLIYSDRGSVRATKQLGGGGTPAPRIDYPLQNQWKFYRSDEDTGFAAYKFQAATLMREPIWDPTLRVWGTQMIERTAAGDTSAISNPNKATAARVNLHLQIQTFYGNADATRDTEEDWDL; this is encoded by the coding sequence ATGGCGCTTCGTAATCTAGGTGAGGTTTCATATCTTCCATTGCTATCTCTCTATCCGGCGGAAATGAGAGCATTGGAGGAACTTCCTGGCCAAACCAAAGACGCGCTTCTTCCAATTGTCCACCTCAGGCCTTGGAGCAGCTCTCATAACCTTGAACGAGGACTGGAGCGACTACACCTCGCTTACGGCTCCAGACCCTGTGTTGTGTCCCTCGCTGACCCTGACAGCACGGAAGCCATTCGCCCCGTGCATCACCAACTCAACACGCTAAGAGATGCAACAGCGGCATACTCAAACTGGTGTGCATTTATCCGAGACCAGCCTAATTTTATACCGGCTCTTCAAATCCAGCAGACTTCTGATTTACCGACCCAAATTCGGTGCCTGCATGAGCTTGATCGGGGCCTTTTTGTAATTGTTCCTAAACCCGCATTTCCCGCAATCGACATCCTTGCCGCAACTATTGCAGAGCATACCGGGGGCGGTAGTGATGTCACATTCGTCTTAGATTATGGAAGGGCAACAAAAGATCACTTGCAGGCAGCAGCACTAGCTGTTGGCTATATAAATACGGTGGCCCGGTATGCACCGTTGGCACAAGCCTCAATTTCTGCGTCATCATTTCCCGACAATTTCAAGAATCTATCTGAGCAAGGAATCTATGAGCGGCTACTTTTTGACCAAGTAGCTTCGCAGGTCGGAACAAGAAAACTAATTTATAGCGATCGCGGAAGCGTTCGTGCGACCAAGCAACTCGGAGGTGGCGGCACACCTGCCCCTCGAATTGACTACCCCTTACAAAACCAGTGGAAATTTTACCGTTCCGACGAGGACACTGGCTTCGCCGCTTATAAATTTCAGGCGGCGACGCTTATGCGAGAACCGATCTGGGATCCTACATTGCGCGTATGGGGGACGCAAATGATTGAACGTACAGCCGCTGGCGATACATCTGCGATTTCTAACCCCAATAAGGCCACCGCCGCCCGCGTGAATTTGCATTTACAAATTCAGACCTTTTACGGGAACGCAGACGCAACGCGAGACACCGAAGAAGATTGGGATCTCTAA
- a CDS encoding ATP-binding protein, with protein MTASISIGNDGSGNPVLVDVEELLATRLLVQGNSGSGKSHLLRRLLEESAALVQQVVIDPEGDFVTLADEYGHVVIDAGDYNEREIVKMAMRIREHRASVVLSLESLELEAQMKCAATFLSTLFDAPRDHWYPALVVVDEAQMFAPVAAGDVSDEARRLSLAAMTNLMCRGRKRGLAGVIATQRLAKLAKNVAAEASNFLMGRTFLDIDMARAADLLGMERRQAEQIRDLERGRFLGLGPAIARRPVAVKIGAVKTGTRGGTHKLMPPPVAVTEDLQELLFAGAGEEEALPPPPPRAEPPPLPAEELMRALAAAPSAKPAAPELDFGQNEPVVIAVLEEIVADLGDAQPSVSTLYQDFGVRCRMKGLRTPPLDLPAFRKRFAMAQAGMFDADDPRWADAMKAAEPVPEDMLAPFLLIARAAMQGLPCPDDVALARAYGTSSPGRVRRLIDYMERLGVIVARTDFGGRRSIGVPQLGLSTAAAEG; from the coding sequence GTGACCGCCAGCATCAGCATAGGAAATGACGGATCGGGCAATCCCGTTCTGGTCGATGTGGAAGAATTGCTTGCCACCCGTCTGCTCGTTCAGGGCAATTCGGGATCGGGCAAGTCGCATCTGCTGCGCCGTTTGCTGGAAGAAAGCGCCGCGCTGGTGCAGCAGGTGGTGATTGATCCCGAGGGCGATTTCGTGACGCTGGCCGATGAATATGGCCATGTGGTGATCGATGCCGGCGACTATAATGAGCGCGAGATCGTCAAGATGGCGATGCGGATTCGCGAGCATCGCGCCTCGGTGGTGCTGAGCCTCGAATCGCTGGAGTTGGAGGCGCAGATGAAATGCGCCGCGACCTTCCTGTCGACTTTGTTCGATGCGCCGAGGGATCATTGGTATCCGGCGCTGGTGGTGGTCGATGAGGCGCAGATGTTCGCGCCCGTCGCAGCGGGCGATGTGTCGGACGAAGCGCGGCGTCTCAGCCTTGCGGCGATGACCAACCTGATGTGCCGCGGGCGCAAGCGCGGCCTCGCGGGGGTGATCGCGACGCAGCGGCTGGCGAAGCTGGCGAAGAATGTCGCCGCCGAGGCGTCGAACTTCCTGATGGGTCGGACTTTCCTCGACATCGACATGGCGCGCGCGGCCGACCTGCTCGGCATGGAGCGGCGGCAGGCCGAGCAAATCCGCGATCTGGAGCGTGGGCGCTTTCTGGGCCTTGGCCCCGCGATCGCGCGGCGGCCGGTGGCGGTGAAGATCGGCGCGGTCAAGACCGGCACGCGCGGAGGCACGCATAAGCTGATGCCGCCGCCGGTCGCGGTGACGGAGGATTTGCAGGAATTGCTGTTCGCCGGTGCGGGGGAAGAGGAGGCGTTGCCCCCTCCCCCGCCGCGTGCCGAACCGCCACCCTTGCCGGCCGAGGAATTGATGCGGGCGCTGGCCGCCGCGCCTTCGGCCAAGCCTGCCGCGCCGGAGCTGGACTTCGGGCAGAATGAGCCGGTCGTCATTGCCGTGCTGGAGGAAATCGTCGCCGATCTGGGGGACGCGCAGCCCAGCGTGTCGACGCTCTATCAGGATTTCGGGGTGCGGTGCCGGATGAAGGGGCTGCGCACGCCGCCGCTCGACCTGCCCGCCTTCCGTAAGCGCTTTGCCATGGCGCAGGCGGGGATGTTCGACGCCGACGATCCGCGCTGGGCCGACGCGATGAAGGCGGCGGAGCCGGTGCCGGAGGATATGCTGGCGCCCTTCCTGCTGATCGCGCGGGCGGCGATGCAGGGCTTGCCCTGCCCGGACGACGTGGCTTTGGCGCGGGCTTATGGTACCAGTTCGCCGGGCCGCGTGCGGCGGTTGATCGATTATATGGAGAGACTGGGCGTGATCGTGGCGCGGACTGATTTCGGCGGGCGGCGTTCCATCGGCGTGCCGCAGCTTGGCCTGAGCACGGCGGCGGCGGAGGGATGA
- a CDS encoding ISNCY family transposase, which yields MRQKRIIQSSLFDLFADHQIGRELKAISGWLEAHSELLTLVAADLGEAGIKDTGRQGLPVESVLRCAVLKQYRQLSYEELAFHLEDSSSFRAFARLPLALCPKKSVLQKTISRIRAESWEQINRALLSDARQEKIERGMAVRIDSTVCEALMHAPSDSSLLFDSVRVMTRLLKQAASLPGGTAVAWRNRQRLAKKRALAIRYSRGKDRKARLYRDLIDATQATMASLRSLALHLASSIESAAWRLEVEHYLPLIERVIDQTRRRVFTGERVPAADKLVSLFEPHAEIIVKGGRDVQYGHKLNFSTGKSGMILDAVIEDGNPADAARFLPMLERHVTLYGQPPRQSAADGGFASRDNLKQAKAIGVRDVAFHKKCGLKIEDMTKSKWIYRQLRNFRAGIEAGISCLKRAYGLTRCTWRGIDHFKSYVWSSVVANNLAIFARLKPT from the coding sequence ATGCGCCAGAAACGCATCATCCAGAGCAGCCTATTCGATCTGTTTGCCGATCACCAGATCGGACGTGAGCTCAAGGCTATTTCCGGGTGGCTCGAGGCACACAGTGAGCTGCTGACACTGGTGGCGGCTGATCTTGGCGAGGCTGGCATCAAGGACACGGGGCGCCAGGGTTTGCCGGTGGAATCGGTTCTGCGATGCGCCGTGCTCAAGCAGTATCGCCAGCTGAGTTACGAGGAACTGGCCTTTCACCTTGAGGATTCCTCTTCGTTTCGCGCCTTCGCCCGGCTGCCCCTGGCATTGTGCCCGAAGAAGTCGGTGCTGCAAAAGACGATTAGTCGGATCAGGGCGGAGTCCTGGGAACAAATCAATCGGGCGTTGCTGAGCGATGCCAGGCAGGAAAAGATCGAGCGCGGGATGGCCGTGCGGATCGACAGCACCGTGTGCGAGGCGCTGATGCACGCCCCCAGCGACAGTTCGTTGCTGTTCGACAGCGTGCGGGTCATGACACGCTTGCTCAAGCAGGCCGCCAGCCTTCCGGGCGGCACCGCCGTCGCCTGGCGCAATCGCCAGCGGCTCGCCAAGAAAAGGGCGCTGGCGATCCGATACAGTCGGGGCAAGGACAGGAAAGCCCGGCTGTACCGGGACTTGATCGATGCCACCCAGGCCACGATGGCATCGCTCCGGAGCCTTGCGTTGCACCTTGCCTCGAGCATCGAAAGCGCAGCCTGGCGTCTTGAGGTCGAACACTATCTGCCCCTGATCGAACGGGTCATCGACCAGACCCGGCGACGGGTCTTCACCGGCGAGCGCGTACCGGCGGCCGACAAGTTGGTCAGCCTGTTTGAACCGCATGCCGAAATCATCGTCAAAGGCGGCCGTGATGTCCAATACGGCCACAAGCTCAACTTCTCCACCGGCAAGAGCGGCATGATCCTCGACGCCGTCATAGAGGATGGCAATCCGGCGGATGCGGCACGCTTTCTGCCCATGCTCGAACGGCATGTAACCTTGTATGGCCAACCACCGCGCCAGTCAGCTGCCGACGGTGGCTTTGCCAGTCGTGACAATCTCAAACAGGCCAAGGCAATCGGAGTGCGCGACGTCGCATTCCACAAAAAGTGCGGTCTAAAAATCGAGGACATGACCAAGAGCAAATGGATCTATCGCCAGCTGCGTAACTTCCGAGCTGGGATCGAGGCCGGCATCTCGTGCCTCAAGCGAGCCTACGGCCTGACGCGATGCACATGGCGTGGGATCGACCACTTCAAATCCTATGTCTGGTCGTCGGTCGTCGCCAACAATCTCGCAATCTTCGCCCGCCTCAAGCCAACATAG